The genome window ATTGTTGGTCGTATCCTAAATGAAAACATAAAAAGAAATTCCTTTCACTTAAGAAGTGTCATTTCCTTTACGCTACAAATATCTAACTGAATTTATTTAAAACAAAAACAAATAAGGACAAAAAACCAATCATTTCACATCAACTTATTTATTTACACTATTTAGTCTACCAATTTAACATACTTTTCATTTTTCACCTACAAAAAATATCAATCTAACACTTTTAGTTAGTTAAGCTTTAAAACTTACATGCAGAAGAATCGACAATAATATAGACTATGCAATAGCTGATAGAAAATGAATAACTTCTTCTAAACCCTAGAACAAATGAAACTAATAGCTCTTTCTACCCTATTTACTATTCTATCATTTTATGCCAATGCTCAGTCTAAAGGCAGTATTCTCCAATGGCGGTTAGAAACACTACACCAATTTGATTTCAAGAAAAACAGCAGAATTCCGATGTTCATTACAGGTGTAAAGTTTCGCACAACTTTTCATAAAAATTGGGGCGTAAGGACAAGTGTAGAACTTTATGATACTGAAAAGTATAAGGATAAGAAGCGAATACAGACATTGAGTTCTACGGCTATATCTTTAGGATTAGAAAGAGTCTTATGGAGAAAAAAGCAGTTTATTATGTATTCAGCTTTGCAAGGAAGCTACCTAAATCAAGATCAAATCAACTACAGAGATGACCAAGGTTTTACCTTGAAAGAGAAGGTAAACCAAGAATTTATACGAACTTCTCTTCTCACTGGCTTTGATTATTATTTGAGTCAGACTTTATATATTGGCTTAGAATATGGTGGCGAGGTCTATGCTAAAATAAAATCCCCATCCGATCCGGAAGGGGAAAACTTAGCTTTTGAAGCTCAGTCATTGAACTTGAGGCTTGGAATTTACTTTCAGTAAACTATATTTTAAGTAAATCTTGAGGACTGTTCAATAGTTTTACTTTGTTCTTCCAAACCGCGATCGGAGCTTTTATCAAGAAAGGATGGTGCATTAAAACATCTAACCATCCTTCACTATCAAAATCTTTTCCTCGTATATTTTTCTGATAATAAGGGTTGGCTTTGTTCATCAACTCTTTGGGGGTAAGATTCAATTTTTTCAGAATGTCTTTCCAAATCGTTTTCGTAAAAGCATCTGTCCCTATATCATGGACATGTACATTTCTTCCCAAAGACTTTGCTAGAGCTATGGTTTGCTTGTCTTTGTACTCATCTTTTCTTACGTAGAGCTCGATAGTAGAAGGGTCACCAATTTTGTGCATATGCGTGTATTTTTTAGAGTGAGATTGAGAATAATAGCATACAAATCATCCGAAATTTTCGGCACCTGAAGTACATTCACACTTTATGCTGAACATTAGTACAGTTAATAAATGTCACATTTACATTAATATCAACAAAAAAAATCTAAAAAAATACTCATTTTGTAAACTTATATGTGGCTTACTTCCTTATTAATCCATAGTGGAAAGGTTCGTTTGTGTAAAATTTTCTCTTACTTTTGCAACAAACATTTGTTCAGAATCAAAGTTATGTCAGTTAGCTGACGAATATAACTACCTTTTAAATACGCATCTCAATGTCTGAAGAAACATTCAAACTCGACAAAATAGAGGACGCAATTGAAGCCATTAGAAATGGCGAAATTATCATTGTAGTAGATGATGAGGACCGTGAAAATGAGGGAGACTTCATTTGTGCTGCAGAAAAAGTGACACCAGAAATCATCAACTTCATGTCAAAGGAAGGTCGTGGATTGATCTGTGCAGCCATTGTCGAAGACCGTTGTGAAGAACTTGGTCTTGAGCTTATGGTCGGAAAAAACACGGCTACTTATGAGACACCATTTACCGTATCTGTAGACCTTATTGGACACGGATGTACAACGGGTATTTCTGCTAGTGACCGTTCTAAAACGATCCAAGCATTGGTAAATCCTGATACAAAGCCTTCAGAACTAGGAAAACCTGGACATATTTTCCCGCTTAAAGCAAAAAGAGACGGTGTTTTACGTCGTTCGGGACATACTGAAGCAACTATTGACTTCGCTAGACTAGCAGGCTTGAAACCTGCAGGAGCACTTGTTGAGATCATGAATGATGATGGAACAATGGCTCGTCTTCCAGACTTGGTAAAAGTAGCGAAGAAGTTCAACTTAAAATTAGTTTCAATCAAAGATTTAATTGAGTATCGTTTGAATACTGAGACTTTGATTGAGAAAGAAGTTGAAAACGTAGATATGCCTACAGAAGTGGGTAACTTTAAGCTTACAGCTTTCAAACAAACAAATACAGGTGAAATTCACTTGGCCCTTACCAAAGGTGAGTGGAGCAAAGACGATGCTGTACCTGTAAGAGTACACTCTTCTTGTATGACAGGAGATATCTTTGGTTCTTGTCGTTGTGACTGTGGTGAGCAATTACTAGAAGCTATGCGTATCATCGAGAAAGAAGGCAAAGGTATGATTCTTTATATGAATCAGGAAGGACGCGGTATTGGCATTGTCAATAAGCTGAAAGCCTACAAAATTCAAGAGGAAGGATACGACACTGTTGAGGCCAACTTGAAATTAGGTTTCCGTATGGATGAAAGAGATTATGGTGTTGGTGCCCAAATCATAAGAGCTATGAATATCTCAAAAATGAGATTGATTTCAAACAACCCTAAGAAGCGTGTAGGTTTAATGGGCTATGGTATTGAAGTCGTAGATAACATTGCTATTGAAATTGAAGCGAATAAGCACAACGAAAATTATCTCAAGACAAAAAGAGATAAGATGGGACATGCGATCTTGAAAAAAGATTAATTCTTTGAGATAAACATCAAAGTAAAACATAGTAAAGCCATTCTAAATCAGATTTAGAATGGCTTTTTATTTTCACTCTTATCAATTGAATACAAAAGTACATTGCCCCAAAAAACGCTTAGAAGAAGGCTTAAAATATTTCATCAACCAAACCTTCACCCCTCAAACTCTTTTGAACCTGTAGCTAAGCACTAGGACTAATGATTACGGATATTCTATGTGAAGAGTTAACGAAGTGAGCGAGTGCAACATCTTCGAATTAAAAAATGGGAATTAGAGACTTCAGACTCGATTTTATGTACATTTTTCGAGTCTGAAGACTCTATCCTTCATTTATGAGTTCTTAGAGCAACTCTAAGAACAGTAAAGTTTTATCCCGAAAGCATTTATCCTAGTACTTAAACTTTAAAAATAGATAATAAAAAAGGCCCTACTCTCGTAGGGCCTTTTGCAATTCATATATCAATTCTTAGTGAATCTCATCGTGCTCTGTAGTATTCAAAGCATCTAATTCTTTTTCGATTTCCACTAATGGTTTCTCTTCTTCAGTGTTTGAAGCTGGAGTTTGAGAATATGGAATATGCTGAGGAATGAAATCACCAAATCCATCTTCATCACTACCTGGCTTAGAGAAGTCGTAAGGCCATCTGTAAACTGTAGGAATTTTTCCTGGCCAGTTTCCGTGACCAACATTTACTGGAGTAGTCCACTCTAGTGTTGTAGATCCCCAAGGGTTTTGAGGAGATCTTCTACCTTTAAACATTGAGTAGAAGAAGTTAAATACGAATAACAACTGTGCTCCTACTGTAAGAATTGCTGCAATACTGATGAACTGGTTCAAGTCAGTGAATGTAGAGAATGCATCAAATCTTGTAAATGTATAGTATCTACGAGGGAAACCTGCAATACCGATGTAGTGCATTGGGAAGAATACCAAGTAAGCACCAACAAATGTCATCCAGAAGTGAACATAACCCAACTTCTCGTTGATCATTCTACCGAACATTTTAGGGAACCAGTGATATACACCTGCCATCATACCGAAGAATGCCGCAGAACCCATTACCAAGTGGAAGTGAGCTACTACAAAGTAAGTATCGTGCAATTGGATATCCAATGCTGAGTTACCCAATACAATACCTGTTACACCACCAGAGATAAACAATGATACTAGACCAATTGAGAACAACATAGCTGGCGTAAATACGATATTACCTCTAAACATTGTTGTAATGTAGTTGAAGGCTTTTACCGCTGAAGGTACCGCAATGATCAAAGTAAGAAGCATAAAGATCGTTCCTAAGAATGGGTTCATACCCGACACGAACATGTGGTGAGCCCATACAATAAATGAAAGGAACGCGATACCCAACATAGAACCGATCATGGCTTTATAACCGAAGATAGGCTTACGAGAGTTTGTAGAAATTACTTCTGAAGTAAGACCCAATGCAGGAAGCAATACGATATATACCTCTGGGTGACCCAAGAACCAGAACAAGTGTTGGTAAAGAATTGGGCTACCACCTGAGTGGTGTAGTGCTACACCATCAATATAAATATCAGACAAATAGAAAGACGTACCGAAGCTTCTATCAAATACTAACAACAATGCTGCTGCAAAAAGTACTGGGAATGATAGAATACCGATAATAGCTGTGATAAAGAAAGCCCAGATTGTCAAGGGTAATTTACCGAATGAAAGACCTGCTGTACGCATGTTCACTACAGTAGCGATATAGTTTACACTACCCAAAAGTGAAGAAACGATAAACAAAGACATTGAAACCAACCAAAGCGTCATACCCAATCCAGAACCATCAATTGCTTGTGGCAATGCACTCAAAGGAGGATAAACTACCCATCCACCTGAAGCAGGACCTGTAGAGACAAACAATGAAACGAACATTACTACCGAAGAAAGGAAGAAGAACCAGTACGATAGCATGTTCATAAATCCTGAAGCCATATCACGTGCTCCAATCTGCAATGGAATAAGAAGGTTAGAGAAAGTACCACTCAAACCTGCTGTCAATACAAAGAATACCATGATGGTACCGTGCATTGTCACTGCAGCCAAATAAAATTGTTTATGTAATTGTCCTTCTGGAGTGATCCAGTCACCCAAGATCGGACGTAAGAATTCTAAACTAGCTTCTGGGAAACCCAACTGAAGACGGAAAATCAAAGAAAGACCTCCACCAATTAGTGCCCAAAAAATACCTGAGATCAAGAATTGTTTTGCAATTACTTTATGATCCAGTGAAAAAACATAATTCGTCCAGAAGTTTCCATGTGACTCATGGTGTTCATGCACATCGTGCATTTCAGCTTCGTTTTGAACATTCAATTCTGCTGTAGCCATTATATCAATAATTTTGGATTCTAACTTTATTTATCGGGTAGCAACTTCACTATTTGCCTCTTCTTTCAACTCTCCAGCAAATTCACCTTTTGCTTTCAATGCAGAAACGAAGTCAGGATTCTTCTCAGCAAATGTCTTTTGCTTTGCATACCACTTTTCAAATTCCTCAGGCTCCACAACTCTGATGATTTTACGCATACCAAAGTGACCTTCACCACAGATTTCAGTACATGCCAACTCATATTTGAATTTGTCAGCATTCTCTTTACCTTCTTTACGAAGGATATCTCTCATTTCCTCTGTAGTAAGTGTTGGAGTAAATTGGAATTTAGTTGGCATACCTGGTACGGCATCCATTTTAACACGGAAGTGAGGCATAAATACCGAGTGAATTACATCCAATGCTCTGATACGCAATTTCACTGGCTTACCTTTTGGCAACCAAATTTCACCCGCTACAAAATCGTCAGTACTCTTGATATCAGTAAAATCGATACCCATTGAGTTGATACCATCGCTATCAATTTTACGGATGTTGTAAGCACCAATTTCTTTGTCTTTACCTCCGTAACGGATTTCCCATCCGAACTGTCTACCCAAAATTTCAACTTCTAAAGCTGCTTCCTCTTCAGGAGATGTGATATCTGTCCAAGTTTTCACACCAAACATAATCAAGGTAGCCATCACCAATGCTGGCACTACTGTCCACACGATCTCCAAAGCATTATTATGTGGTTGGTACCACGCTTTTCTGTTTTCTTTATACTGATAAGTAAATGGGAAAACAAATAGAAGAATGTGTGTTAAGAAAAATGCCAAACCTACAACTGCCATAGTAATCCAGAACAATTGATCTGTTTCTTTACCATGAATAGAAGCTGCTTCTGGCAAGAAGTACTCCTTGGCAACTCCTGAATACCAGAAGATTGCACCAAACCCTAAAACTAAAAAGATTGGAAATAAAACTGCATTAATCTTGTTGCTCGTGCTCGCTTTATTCGCATCCTCTCCTTTCGCAATACTCACCAAATTGATGATACGATAAATTAACGCTAGAATAATGAGCAGTAAAATCGATCCAGAAACCAATAACAAAACCGTCGTCATATATGTGTCGTTTTGAATTATGAGATTACACTCGAAATTTTCATTAAACAATAATTGTAAACCTAAAAATCGCCCAAATATACCAAAGATTTTCTATTTTGAGTGATATTTATCATGTTTTTTAAGTGACAAATATTGAACTTTTTCAATACCCTTTTTCTCTCCAATTCATCTACAGAGAGTTACAAGTAGTCATGGCAAAAAAGGAATATTCAAAATAATGACATAAGTCATATTTCTAAACTCCAAACCCTTCTCATTGTTTTAATTTCCTAACTACTTTCCTTTTTCGTCTATGGATAATTAAAATTCGCGTCATTTGAGCGTCATTTCGCGGACTTAGAATGTTAAGAACCTAAGCCTAGAAGATGAGAAAAGTAGTTTAAAAAAATACATCATTGAAAATAGCTTTAGAAGATTGCTTGCAGTAGGTTCAAAATAAAATCCATAAGATTCCGCTGAAGTTTTCAGGAAGATTATCGATTTCAAAAAAATATTTTAGAACTTTGTAAGTTGTACTCTGTCAAATGAGTATTAAAGCGGGGAACTTTAGTGCTTTCCTAAGTTTTATAAGGTGTTGACCTTCTTAAGGCTTTAAACACATTAATTTTATTTTATTCATTCTATAGATCATGCAAATTCAAGATCGTCCAATTACTGATTGGTTACCTATTACCAAGAAAGAAGTAGAGAGAAGAGGTTGGGAAGAACTCGATGTAATTTTGATTTCTGGTGATGCCTACGTGGATCAC of Sediminitomix flava contains these proteins:
- a CDS encoding arsenate reductase family protein, which encodes MHKIGDPSTIELYVRKDEYKDKQTIALAKSLGRNVHVHDIGTDAFTKTIWKDILKKLNLTPKELMNKANPYYQKNIRGKDFDSEGWLDVLMHHPFLIKAPIAVWKNKVKLLNSPQDLLKI
- a CDS encoding bifunctional 3,4-dihydroxy-2-butanone-4-phosphate synthase/GTP cyclohydrolase II yields the protein MSEETFKLDKIEDAIEAIRNGEIIIVVDDEDRENEGDFICAAEKVTPEIINFMSKEGRGLICAAIVEDRCEELGLELMVGKNTATYETPFTVSVDLIGHGCTTGISASDRSKTIQALVNPDTKPSELGKPGHIFPLKAKRDGVLRRSGHTEATIDFARLAGLKPAGALVEIMNDDGTMARLPDLVKVAKKFNLKLVSIKDLIEYRLNTETLIEKEVENVDMPTEVGNFKLTAFKQTNTGEIHLALTKGEWSKDDAVPVRVHSSCMTGDIFGSCRCDCGEQLLEAMRIIEKEGKGMILYMNQEGRGIGIVNKLKAYKIQEEGYDTVEANLKLGFRMDERDYGVGAQIIRAMNISKMRLISNNPKKRVGLMGYGIEVVDNIAIEIEANKHNENYLKTKRDKMGHAILKKD
- a CDS encoding cytochrome c oxidase subunit I, whose product is MATAELNVQNEAEMHDVHEHHESHGNFWTNYVFSLDHKVIAKQFLISGIFWALIGGGLSLIFRLQLGFPEASLEFLRPILGDWITPEGQLHKQFYLAAVTMHGTIMVFFVLTAGLSGTFSNLLIPLQIGARDMASGFMNMLSYWFFFLSSVVMFVSLFVSTGPASGGWVVYPPLSALPQAIDGSGLGMTLWLVSMSLFIVSSLLGSVNYIATVVNMRTAGLSFGKLPLTIWAFFITAIIGILSFPVLFAAALLLVFDRSFGTSFYLSDIYIDGVALHHSGGSPILYQHLFWFLGHPEVYIVLLPALGLTSEVISTNSRKPIFGYKAMIGSMLGIAFLSFIVWAHHMFVSGMNPFLGTIFMLLTLIIAVPSAVKAFNYITTMFRGNIVFTPAMLFSIGLVSLFISGGVTGIVLGNSALDIQLHDTYFVVAHFHLVMGSAAFFGMMAGVYHWFPKMFGRMINEKLGYVHFWMTFVGAYLVFFPMHYIGIAGFPRRYYTFTRFDAFSTFTDLNQFISIAAILTVGAQLLFVFNFFYSMFKGRRSPQNPWGSTTLEWTTPVNVGHGNWPGKIPTVYRWPYDFSKPGSDEDGFGDFIPQHIPYSQTPASNTEEEKPLVEIEKELDALNTTEHDEIH
- a CDS encoding cytochrome c oxidase subunit II, with translation MTTVLLLVSGSILLLIILALIYRIINLVSIAKGEDANKASTSNKINAVLFPIFLVLGFGAIFWYSGVAKEYFLPEAASIHGKETDQLFWITMAVVGLAFFLTHILLFVFPFTYQYKENRKAWYQPHNNALEIVWTVVPALVMATLIMFGVKTWTDITSPEEEAALEVEILGRQFGWEIRYGGKDKEIGAYNIRKIDSDGINSMGIDFTDIKSTDDFVAGEIWLPKGKPVKLRIRALDVIHSVFMPHFRVKMDAVPGMPTKFQFTPTLTTEEMRDILRKEGKENADKFKYELACTEICGEGHFGMRKIIRVVEPEEFEKWYAKQKTFAEKNPDFVSALKAKGEFAGELKEEANSEVATR